GGGCAGCAGCAGACTGTGACTTCACGTCGTCCGGTCGCCGCGATCCCTGCGACGGCCTATGCAGGCAAGCGGCTGTACCTGCTCCGCCACGGCCACAAGGAGTGGATCGACGAGGCGGGTGGGGTGCACTCCCGTATCGCCGTGGAGACGCGGATGGGACACGAGGTCGCGGGCGTGGAGGGGTTGTATGCGAACGTGACAACGGCGATGGAGCAGCGGATGATGGATTCGCTGCAGGAGCGCTTCGAGTGCTTCGTGCGGGAGGCGGAATGGGAGACGGCAGCGAGTTCTCCCAGCTCTCTCCCAGATGGTCTCGCCGAGTGGTGGAACCGGCAGGTCACAGCCGCCAGAGCTGCCCATCGATGCACTGGTTCATGAAGTTCATCACGACGAAGAGCTTCATGCCGTTCGTCTACTACCGCATCGCGCTCGGCATCCTGATCATCGTGCTGGTCAGCATGGGTGCGCTGAGCCCGCACGCGGCGGAGTCTTCGGGCTGACGCCCCCGGACCACGTACCGAGGTACAGAAGTCCGGGTGAGGTTCCGGACAGAACGAAGCCGCCCGCATGGTTCCCCCGTGGCGGGCGGCTTCGCGCTCGGTGTCCTGAGATCCGACTCGGCGGCGGGATTCGCGTCCGCGTCACCGTCTCCGCGGGAGAGGTGACAGCCGCCTTCGCACCTGGACGTGCACGACGGTAGCGGCTACGGCTCCCGCGGGCACCCGAATAAAACCGGGGCGGCCGGTGGACGCCGGTCAGCCGGTCAGCCGGTCGGGAACGGCTTCGCCCAGGGTTCGCGTGCGATCCCCAGTCCGTTGAGCACGTACGCGATGGTGCGGTACCAGCCCGCCAGGACCAGGACCTCAAGGGCTTCCTCTTCCCCGAGGTGCGCCCGGAGCGCGGTCCAGGCCTCGTCGTCGAGGCGGGCCGTGTCGTGGAGCTGGTCGACGGCCGCCAGGAGGGCGCTCTGACGGGGCGTCCACGCCGGGTCGTGCGGGGTGCCGGTGACGGTCAGGGTGAGCTGCTCCGCGGTCAGGTCCGCGGCCTCGGCGTACGCCACCGCGTGGGCGCCCCACTCGTAGGCGCAGTCGCAGCGGGCCGCCACCCGGAAGATGACCAGTTCGCGGTCGGCATCGGGCAGCAGGCCGTGGGCGAGGAGGCTCGCGCCGAGTTCCCGCATACGGGAGGCGAGGTCGGGATGGCGTTCCAGGACCTTGAAGAGCATCAGGGGTTCCTGGGTGACGCCGGGTGGCATCCAGCGGCGTAAGGCGCGCTCGGACTCGGGATCGTAGGGCGGCGTGATGCCGTCGATGCGCTGCTTCATGCCTGCCGACTCTTGCGCTTCTGTTTTAGAAGCGCAAGAGTCGTCACACACAAGGACAGCGCGGCGAGTTGTCGGTTCGGTGAGTCGATCGGGGTGGCGAGTCGATCGGGGTGATGAGTCGACCGGCGCGGGGAGGAGAGGGTTTGGGCACGACACCTCGTCACGGTCGGCCGGTGCGCGGTTCGGACACCGGTCGTCCCGTGATGGCCGCGCTGGATCTCCTCGGCCGCCGCTGGACGCTCCGGGTGATCTGGGAACTTCACCGGGGCGGCGCGCCGGTCGGTTTCCGCGATCTCCAGCGGCGCTGCGACGCCATGTCCTCCAGCGTGCTGTCCGCCCGGCTCGGCGAACTCCGCGAGGCGGGGATCGCCACCCCCACGGACGGGGCGGCCTGGCACCTCACCCCGCTGGGCGACGACCTCGTGACCGCGATGGGCCCTCTGCTCGACTGGTCACACACGTGGGCGGAGCGACGGTAAGACGTCCGAGAGGCGGCAGTGATGCGCCAGTGAGGTGACGCACATCGCCCCCTCTCCCCACTCGGTGGCCCTGAAACGTTTATTGCGTGACCAAGCGCATACGGCATGGGTAGTCATCTGGTAGCGCACTGTCAGTCCTTGGCCTTACGCTGATGCGCATGTCCACCCATTCTCCGAGCCCTGGTTCCGTGCGGTCAGCGGCCGCACTGAATGAGCAGATCCGAGCGTTATGGATACGTGCGGGCGGTTACCTCTCGCCCCAGGAGCGCGTCGAGTACGAGCTGCTGGTCGTGCAGTGGGCCGCCGCGGTGCGCGCAGAGATAGTCGAAGCGGCGTGACCTCCGGGGCGCGGCCTCCGTGACGGAGCCCCGCCCCCTCCTACCGACCCGGCGCGCCCGACCCGTCCGACCCACCTGGCCGTAGGGCCTCTCCGCCGGGCCCTGCGCTCAACAGCCGCCCGTACCCCGCCACTTCGGTTGTCGGCGGTCAGCGTTCAGTCCGCCCACCTCAGCCCCAGGCGCGCCGCCCGCGCACGACCGGCCGTCGTCATGACACGCGCGTCGGCGGTGCCGTTTCCGTATCGCCGAGCGCGGCAAGCACGTGGTCGCGGAAGGTGCGCGGCGCGCGGCCGGTGAGGCGGCGGACCGTGCCGGTGGTGCGGTCCTCGGCCCCCTCCGCGTTCGCGCGGTCCAGGCCGGCGAGCATCGCGGCGTACTCCAGCGGCATCGAAGCGACCAGGTGATCCCTCATCTCCTCGTAGGCCAGCGGCCGGTGAGCGACCGTACGCCCGGTCACCTCGGTGAGAACGGCCGCGACCTCGGCGTGACTCAGCGCTTCCGGGCCGGTGACGACCAGGTCGGTGCCGGGGGCCCGCACGTCGGTCAGCGCGTGCACGGCGACGGCCGCGATGTCGTCGGCGTCGACGAACGCCACCCGGCCCTCGCCCGCGGCCGTCAGGATGACCCCGTCCTGGCGGATGCTCCGCGCGTGCATGTGGTCGCCGGTGAAGTTCTGCATGAACCAGGAGGGCCGCAGCACCGCCCACTCGTCGAACAGACCGGGCAGAGCCCGGTGCACCTGCCCGACGACCGGGCCTCCCGCTGAGATCGCGGACGAACTGAGAAGCACCGCCCGGCGCACTCCCGACGCACGTGCCTGCGCCAGGAAGGGCAGCATGACGTCGGCCGGGGTGGCGGAGTCAAGGGGCGCGACGAGATACACACGGTCCGCGCCGGCCAGCGCGCCCTCGTACGTCGCCGGGTCGTACCAGTCGAAGCGGACGGCCTCCGCGCCGGCGACGGGCGTGGCCCGGCGCCCGGCCGCCTTCACCCGGTGCCCCTCCCTTACGAGACGGGAGACCACACGGCTGCCGGTGGTGCCCGTGGCGCCGAGCACGAGGACGGCCGCGGGGGCGGTCACGGCGCTCATCGGTCGCCCCGCGTGAAGTCGGTCGCGCCGCCCGGGGAGACGGCGAGGGGGTTCCAGTAGTCGCGGTAGTGCGTGATGAGTCCGCCGGAGACCGTCACGACGGCGACGTAGGTCATGTCAAAGGGCTCACCGGTCTCCACCACCCGCCCGACCCCGCGCATCTCCACCACGATCGTCCCGCGCTCGCTGGTCTCGTGGACCTTCACGTCGGGGAAGTCGTGGAGGTCGATGTGGTCGGGATAGTGGCGCATGTAGTCGGCGACGGCGGCCTTGCCCTCCAGCCGCTTCGGCCATCCTGCGGGGGCGAAGGGGAACTCAAGAACACCCTCCTCGCTCCAGAGGCCGACCCAGGCCCGGATGTCCTTGTCGATCAGCATCCGCAGGCCCCGCCGGAACAGGTCCGCAGGTCCAGCGCTCGCGGCCGTACTCACGGAACTCACGGGACTCACGGAACTCGTGGAACTCGTGGAACTCGTGGTCATAAGGCTTCCTCCGATACGATACGGACCGTCGGTCCGCTTGGAGCCGACTATACGGACCCGCGGTCCGCTTAAGCAACCGTGACGCCCGTACGACCCTCGGCTCCCGGAGGAACCCGTGCCCGAACGCAAGCCCCGTGCGGACGCCGTACGCAACCGGGAAGCAGTACTCGCCGCGGCCGACCGGCTCTTCGCCCGGAGCGACAGTCCCCAGCACGTGTCCATGGCCGACATCGCGGCCGAGGCGGGCGTCGGCAAGGGGACGCTGTTCCGCGGCTTCGGCGACCGCACCGGTCTGATCCTGGCGCTCCACGAGACCCGGCTGGAACCGATCCGCCGGGCCGTCGTGGACGGCCCGCACCCCCTCGGGCCCGGCACCCCGCCGGCCGAGCGCGCGCCCGCGCTGCTGGACGCCCTCCTGTGCTTCAAGTTCGACCACCGGCACCTCTCGCTGGCCCTGGAGGAGGCGGGCAGCGGCAGCCCCTACGGCGCCGGGCACTACGACTGGTGGCACGGCACACTCCGAGGGGTCCTGGAGGACCTTCCCGGTTTCGGCGACGGCGCCTTCGCCGCCCACGCGCTGCTCGCCGCGGTCCGCGCCGACCTCGTCGACCACCTGGTCGACCGCCACGGCAAGTCCCGGGAACAACTCCGGGCGGAGCTGGCCGCCTTCACCGCGAAACTCCTGACCGGCGCCCACGACGTCCGCACCACGCACGCCGGGTGAATATCCCTGCACGCCCCTTGGCGCACTCCTCCCCGTGGCCAACACTGAGCCGATGACGCAGCGCGTGGAACTGGCGACGGTGATGGACCGGCTCGCGGTGGACGAGGTGGTCACCGAGTACGCGGTGGCAGTCGACGACGGGAACTGGGAGGCGTACCGGCGGCTGTTCACGCCGGACGGACGGGCGGACTACCGGTCCGCGGGCGGTGTCGAGGGGGACGCCGGGGAGATCGCCGCGTGGCTCTCGCAGACCATGGAGCTGTTCCCGATGCGACAGCATCTGATCGTCAACCGGCGGGTGCGCTTCGGCCTGCTGGAACAGGACAGCGGCGACACCGCCCGGGTCCAGGCCGACTACGTCAACCCGATGCGCTTCGCGGGACAGGACGGCGGATCCACCGAGCCCGACTTCGTCTGCGACGGCCGCGCTCGCCGGCGCGCTGCCGATGCTGAGCTTCCCCGCCCCGTCCCTGTG
This sequence is a window from Streptomyces ortus. Protein-coding genes within it:
- a CDS encoding NmrA family NAD(P)-binding protein gives rise to the protein MSAVTAPAAVLVLGATGTTGSRVVSRLVREGHRVKAAGRRATPVAGAEAVRFDWYDPATYEGALAGADRVYLVAPLDSATPADVMLPFLAQARASGVRRAVLLSSSAISAGGPVVGQVHRALPGLFDEWAVLRPSWFMQNFTGDHMHARSIRQDGVILTAAGEGRVAFVDADDIAAVAVHALTDVRAPGTDLVVTGPEALSHAEVAAVLTEVTGRTVAHRPLAYEEMRDHLVASMPLEYAAMLAGLDRANAEGAEDRTTGTVRRLTGRAPRTFRDHVLAALGDTETAPPTRVS
- a CDS encoding nuclear transport factor 2 family protein, translated to MLIDKDIRAWVGLWSEEGVLEFPFAPAGWPKRLEGKAAVADYMRHYPDHIDLHDFPDVKVHETSERGTIVVEMRGVGRVVETGEPFDMTYVAVVTVSGGLITHYRDYWNPLAVSPGGATDFTRGDR
- a CDS encoding carboxymuconolactone decarboxylase family protein, with protein sequence MKQRIDGITPPYDPESERALRRWMPPGVTQEPLMLFKVLERHPDLASRMRELGASLLAHGLLPDADRELVIFRVAARCDCAYEWGAHAVAYAEAADLTAEQLTLTVTGTPHDPAWTPRQSALLAAVDQLHDTARLDDEAWTALRAHLGEEEALEVLVLAGWYRTIAYVLNGLGIAREPWAKPFPTG
- a CDS encoding winged helix-turn-helix transcriptional regulator, with translation MAALDLLGRRWTLRVIWELHRGGAPVGFRDLQRRCDAMSSSVLSARLGELREAGIATPTDGAAWHLTPLGDDLVTAMGPLLDWSHTWAERR
- a CDS encoding TetR/AcrR family transcriptional regulator — encoded protein: MPERKPRADAVRNREAVLAAADRLFARSDSPQHVSMADIAAEAGVGKGTLFRGFGDRTGLILALHETRLEPIRRAVVDGPHPLGPGTPPAERAPALLDALLCFKFDHRHLSLALEEAGSGSPYGAGHYDWWHGTLRGVLEDLPGFGDGAFAAHALLAAVRADLVDHLVDRHGKSREQLRAELAAFTAKLLTGAHDVRTTHAG